In the genome of Brachypodium distachyon strain Bd21 chromosome 3, Brachypodium_distachyon_v3.0, whole genome shotgun sequence, the window GGCCTAGCACTTTTGCCTAGTCCTGAGAAGCTATTATGGCTTATCAGTATCGAGCATCTGCAAATTAGAGTAGGACTTAGGTCTCCTTTCTTGATTGTCGCAAAACTTCATCTGTGAGTAAAGTTCAATTCTGTTGTGATTATTTGCGAATGTGTAGTATTGTATTatctgcttttcttttcttcatcaCCGTTTAACTATGTGTTCTCGTTCCTCGTATGCTAGGGTTCAAAAGGGGTTGACCTTCTGGTTTGCAATATGGTAAGTCCTTTAGCTCAAAATTGATCTTACCGTCAACTCTTTAGAACCATGTTACCATCAAGGTGTATAGCAGTGAAATTCAGACCCACAAACTCTGAACTCATCACCAGCTAGCCATAGCTTCAACAAATCTGATAGCACTTGATTATAGCCCGAATCATTTGCTTATCGTATATGATTTATAAACCTGAGATTTATTCTGGAATATCATGAGCTAGTACACCTCCTTATCAGTCAGCATGTTTGCTTTGCCATTTGGTAAACCAATTTTCTAGAATGTCATTCATTTTTCATATTCTAAACATGCATTGCCACAAATAGTTTCCCAACAATATTCTGTAGCCTCATATCGATTTGAACCACATAGTGTTGACTGAATACAATTGTTTGTTGTGAACAGTATTTTGAAGGCTATGGTTACCGTGGAAGTACGTTTGAGCAGACCTATCGCTGTTACCCTGCATCTTTCATtgacaaggtatgcaaacCTTCTTTGGATGATTTGGCACATACGCCTTTGATAATTATCTTTGAAATTAAATATAATGATAAATAAGTAATTTTGATGGGAgatataatactccctctgacccatattacttgtcgctgatttagtagaactttgtactaaatcagtgacaagtaatatgggtcggagggagtagcatagTTATTTATGTGACAAATATAAATCCTTTTAACTATATTCGTAGTCAAAATTATAAATGATGGCTGCAAGCAATTTACAAGTAAAATTTGGGGAAGCAATCCTTTTGATATTAATCTTTGTTTTGTAGTTGAAGTCTGAATTAATGCCAAGAAAAATTATCTTAGTAAGGATGTATTAGTCTTCTTGCATTAGCCAATTCCGTGAAACCATGTGAGATCTATATTTTCCTTGCTACAATATGATCTCTTGTTTATGCTATAGTTTTTTCACAACATTGCTGCTGTGCTCCTAACTCTTAAGCAAGGGCTAGGAATAGACATGCCTATGTGTTCTTTGATCTTGCCTTAACCTGAATTTGATTGTCTGCTTTCAGTATTGATGATTGCCAGATTATGAACCTTTTTCTTAGCCTTAGCCTGGTTTTTAGATCGAGTCAACTAAAGAGAATGAATTCTCAGTAGCTAAACAAGTGGTGCCTGTTGGCAACTTGGCATTTTCCCATCCACTCTTGCCTCATCGATGCAGCCTGCAGTGTTGTGATTTTTGTGAATGGCATCCAACTTTAAATTCTTTCATCTAAAACAGCTAGTGAATTATTATTTCTCAAAATCAATTATTTAGGTTCGATTCATTGATATTATCTGAAAATTATCTTGTACCATTCCTTGCAGCCCCAGCTTGAAACTGGTGACAAAAGTACGCTCACTGTTCACTGAGTTCTTTGCGTCTTTTAGTTTTGGCAGTTGAAGTGAtaacccttttcttttcagttaTCATGCCACCTTCAGCACTTGATCGTCTTGGTAAGTTAGATGTTAgatgttctctttttttaggaGACATGCATATGCTGATAATTCACCTTGTTTTTGCGATTTTAATGTGCACTGTTTTGACACTAAATTGTCAAACATGTTCTGTTCTCTGCAGCATCTCTGCATATTGAATATCCTATGCTATTTGAAGTCCGCAATACAGCTGCAGAACGTGCTTCGCACTGTGGTGTTTTAGAGTTCATTGCAGAAGAAGGCATGATCTACATGCCATATTGGGTAGGCCCAGGTTTAGGATATTGCCACACTTTTATATGATATCATCAGGTGGATCAAACTAACTCCATCCACTCCTTAGATGATGCAAAATCTTCTTCTGCAAGAAGGTGATATGGTGTTTATAAAAAATGCCAACCTCCCAAAGGGCACATATGTGAAGCTGCAGCCTCATACAACCGACTTCTTAGATATTTCAAACCCCAAAGCAATGTTAGTATTGTTttccaaaattttattttttctctttcatttCATATGACTGTTGTATGTTGTATAGTGACGACTTTCCTGGTATGAGTAGTGAGATCGCTGAAGAACACTAATGCTCCGTCCATGTCATTCTTGCAGCTTGGAGAAAACTTTGCGGAACTACTCTTGTCTAACCACTGGTGACAGCATTATGGTTGCGTACAATAACAAGAAATACTACATTGATATAGTTGAAACAAAGCCTTCCAGTGCTATAAGTATAATTGAGACCGATTGTGAGGTTGATTTTGCCCCACCACTTGACTATAAAGAGCCTGAGCGGCCAAAACCTACTGCCCCTCCTACTGCAGCACCCACTGCAGGTagcctttttgttttctacttCACTACTAGTGGTTAGGATTCCTCAATTTTTCTTGTCATTCATGTTTCTGCTGCAGAGGCTGAAGCCGAAGAGGAACCAATGTTCACTCCCTTCACTGGTCCGGGAAGGCGCCTGGATGGGAAGCCTTCTAAAGATCTGGATGCGTCAGGCTCATCCCCTGCCAAGCGGCAAGCCAATGCAACCAACAGCGTGCAGCCCTCAACAGCCTCCACATCACAGAGCACTGCACCACGTAAAACCACTGGTAAACTTGTCTTTGGCTCAGGGGGAAACCAGTCATCAAAGGAAACAGACAAGGTGCTGGTCCGGAACTCATTCGACCCACATGGAACCACTGCCTTAGTGCTAGGTTTTCCAGCTTCACACGTTGTGCCGCCATAACATTTTGTTGGTCAATGTAGGTACCGGAAAAGGATGCAGAGGAGGACCCAAAGAAAGAAGAGCCCAAATTATCAGCGTTTACGGGAAAGAAGTACTCGTTGAAGGGCTGAATAGACAGACAATGTGTAGTTACGAGTACTCCCGGTGATGAACATCATTAGGGAGAAGAGTACGACCTTCTCCTATTTATTTATCTCTGATCCCTTTCaaatcttctttttctgtcaACTGTGTTCCTTTACCAGCCACTGTGGATAAGTTCAACTCATTCTGTAAAAATTATTTTAATCTGTGCCCTTGGACTTTTAGCAAGCTTATGCATATTTTCTTTGTCACTGCTATTTTCAAATCGATGTACTCCGCTGGCGAATGTGCGGTTTCAGTTCTGGGCTAAATATTACCGTGTAAAAATTATCAATCTCTGCTCTCAGACTTTCAAAGTAAAAACAGTAGCTGCtttgttacttttttttaataaagaAACGTACTGTCTCTGAATTTCCACCTTCCAACCgtctaaaaaaattcaaaagggATCAAGAGGAGCTTTTCATCTTGTAGTTTTAGATTTGATGACAGGTCAAATATATGCCGTTAAAAACTATAGAAGTACAAAAACTACGAGTATAAGAAATCAATTAGGAAATATTTTCATTCTTATGATATAACAACCAACATATTTTCACAAAAGGAAATTCCTTCACCCCAATCTACGGTATCTGTCCCCATCCCTAACCAGTTTCCTAATAACTAAATTTTGCTACAATCTCCACTTTTGTCATGTTGTAGCTGATTGTCCAATCTTATGTTCACATCAGTTTCCTCTAATATCTCAACGACTTcccaaacaaaaagaaggacaaggaaGACACATAATTAACAAGCTAGGCTGCTGAACTTGTATCCGTGGGACTTGCAAAATTATTGCTTTTATAACTAGTTTCACATCAAAGGTCATGGCAATCTTGTGTTAgcagcagagagagagaggtgcaGAACCGATGATTCTCTTCTTATATTCTCATGAGGCCATGTGTTTAAATGGTTAAGATATAGCAACCAATTATCTATCCTAAAAGACCGATAAGCTCCCCTCACCCCCGACGTGGATAATAATTAGGAAAATGCGGGAGGACTGAGACTCGAACTCAAGACCTCAACTCTGATAGCATGTTAAGATATAGCAACCAACCATCTATCATAAAAGACCAATCTAATATGAAGATGAGATATGATAGACTTAACATACATCACAACACTTTTCCAATCATCTATCCTAAAAGCA includes:
- the LOC100835231 gene encoding ubiquitin fusion degradation protein 1 homolog isoform X2, which gives rise to MYFEGYGYRGSTFEQTYRCYPASFIDKPQLETGDKIIMPPSALDRLASLHIEYPMLFEVRNTAAERASHCGVLEFIAEEGMIYMPYWMMQNLLLQEGDMVFIKNANLPKGTYVKLQPHTTDFLDISNPKAILEKTLRNYSCLTTGDSIMVAYNNKKYYIDIVETKPSSAISIIETDCEVDFAPPLDYKEPERPKPTAPPTAAPTAEAEAEEEPMFTPFTGPGRRLDGKPSKDLDASGSSPAKRQANATNSVQPSTASTSQSTAPRKTTGKLVFGSGGNQSSKETDKVPEKDAEEDPKKEEPKLSAFTGKKYSLKG
- the LOC100835231 gene encoding ubiquitin fusion degradation protein 1 homolog isoform X1 — protein: MPWTTGAASLYVEKKKAQSSPALQRSPKHRSSSSSSLSLVFDLSVKKRTFRFFLRIEASQPTSLFLSTNRLSSSPSATAAASSSSAARRPVHRYFQGSKGVDLLVCNMYFEGYGYRGSTFEQTYRCYPASFIDKPQLETGDKIIMPPSALDRLASLHIEYPMLFEVRNTAAERASHCGVLEFIAEEGMIYMPYWMMQNLLLQEGDMVFIKNANLPKGTYVKLQPHTTDFLDISNPKAILEKTLRNYSCLTTGDSIMVAYNNKKYYIDIVETKPSSAISIIETDCEVDFAPPLDYKEPERPKPTAPPTAAPTAEAEAEEEPMFTPFTGPGRRLDGKPSKDLDASGSSPAKRQANATNSVQPSTASTSQSTAPRKTTGKLVFGSGGNQSSKETDKVPEKDAEEDPKKEEPKLSAFTGKKYSLKG